GCTCTCACCGGTCAGCAGCACATGCACGAGCCGGTCACGCGAGCGGCCCAGATTGAGCGCCAGGGCGAACACCAGCGTGAACGCCACGACGCCCGCGACCGAAACGCCGGCCCAGAATCGATCGACCCGCCGCATGGTGCGTTCCAGTTCGGTGCGGCCGTCCCGGGGTTCGAAGCGCTTGAGCTCGGTGGCGAGATCGAGCGCCGACAGATAGCGGCGATTCGGCTCCTTTTCGAGGCACGTGAGCACCACGTACTCGAGATCGCGCGAGACCTGACGATTGAAGCGCGAGGGCTGGGGCGCGGGCATGGTCGCGATCTGCGTGGCGAGCGAGGCGGCATCGGGCGAGTGATGCGGGCGCTCTCCGGTCAGCATCTCGTACAGGATCACGCCGAGCGAGTAGAGGTCCGAGCGGGCGTCGCCGCGCGTGCCCAGGACCTGTTCGGGTGCGGCGTAGGCCAGCCGATCGGCCGGAACCTGCAGTTCGCGATCGGGGCTCGCGTGGCGCCGCGCGCCCGCCTCATCGACGAAACGCGGCAGCCCGAAGTCGAGAATGCGAGCACCCCCATCGCCGGTCAGCACGATGTTGTGGGGATTCAGGTAGCGGTGCACCACGCCGCGCTCGTGTCCGGCCGCGAGCCCTTCCGCCACGTCATGGGCGACCCGCGTGGCGATGCGCTCGTGGAGTCGCCCGCGTTTGAGTGCGACCGCGAGCGTCTCGCCGGGCACGAATTCGGTCACCACCGCGTCGACGCCGTCCTCGCTGACGAAATCGAGCACGTCGGCGAGCCGGGAGTGATGCACACGGATCATCTGCAGCGCGTCGTGACGAAACGCGCGGCGTTCGTGATCGTCGCGCAGCAGTCCATCGGGCAGCACGCGCAATGCGACTTCGCGTCCGCTGCGCTCGTCGCGCGCCCGATAGACGGCGCCGAGGCGCCCGGTGCCGAGCGGCGCCACGATTCGATAGTGGGAAATGCGATTCCCGATCATGGGACGTCCGGGTCCCGGCGGAGGGCATCCATGGTGCCGGTGTTATCGGCCGTCGAGCCCGGAATCTGTTGCCCGGAATGGGTTTGCGGCCGCGGCGCCGACCGGCGGGCGGGGACTCGGATTCGCCCGGCTTTTCAGGTCTTCGACGACCCCGCGAGGGCCACCCGGGCCGCTCCCCACATCGCGGTCCGATCGTCGAGGATCACGTGCACCGGGACCCGTTCGACCAGTCTGCGAAGTCGCCCCTTCGAGTTGAATGCCTCGATGAACGCGCCGTCCTGCAGCAGCGTCAGCAATCGCGGCGCGATTCCACCGCCCAGGTAGACCCCGGCGGTGGCCAGCGCGCGCAGCGCCAGATTGCCGGCCTCGGCACCGTAGAATCGCGCGAACCACCGAACCGCGAGCCGCGCCCGCTCGCAGCTGCCGTCGAGGGCGGCCGCGGAAACGAGCGGCGCCAGGTCCTCGGCTCCGAGCGCGCGGGTGGCGAACTCGGCCGGTTCGCCGCCGCGCCCGGTTTCGCTGAGGAAGCGATAGATGTCAGCGAGTCCGCGACCCGACAGCACCCGTTCGACACTCACGTGTCCGTCGCTGAGCGCGTCGTAGCGCTGCGCGAGCCAGTTGTACAACTCGACGCCTTCCGCGTCGTGCGGCGCAAGGTCGGCGTGTCCGCCCTCGCTCGGCATCGGCAGCCAGCGATCGCCGACGCGGGCGACCGTGGCGAGGCCGAGACCCGTGCCGGCGGCGATCAGCGCGCGCGGGCCCGGATGCGGCGCGCCGATCTGAAGCGGGGCCAGTTCCGCTGGCGTCAGCAGGTCGAGGCCGTGCGCGGTGGCCTCGAGATCGTTGAGCAGCGAGACCGCAGCGTCTCCGAATGAGCGGGAGAGCACGCGCGAGTCGGCGACCCACGGCAGGTTCGCACCCTCGCAGCGGCCGTCGACCACCGGGCCCGCGATCCCGAACGTCGCCACGCTCGGTGGGGCATCGGAGGCGAGGAAGGAGATGACGAGCGCTTCGAGAGACGGGTAGTCTCGGCTCGCAAGTCGCGCCTCCCGGTGCGGCTCGCGTGGCGAGCCGCCGGGTGGATAGAGCGCGACGCGCGTCTTGGTGCCTCCGACATCCGCGGCGAGTATCACCTCGGCATCCTAAGCATCCGATCGTGGCCACGTCGAGGAGCTTCACGAGTCGGGGCAGCGCGCGAGTCGATTCGCAATCGAGAAAGGTGTGGCGTGAGCGATCACGAATCCGGGCTTCCTCCGCTCGGCGACGACGAGTTGAGACGCTACGGGCGGCATCTCGTGCTGCCCGAAGTCGGTCTCGAGGGCCAGCAGCGGCTCAAGGCCGCCCGCGTGCTGGTGGTGGGTGCGGGCGGGCTCGGTTCGCCGCTGGCGCTCTACCTGGCGGCAGCGGGGGTGGGCCGCATCGGCCTCGTCGACTTCGATCGGGTCGATCTCAGCAATCTGCAGCGGCAGGTGCTCTACGACACCCGCGACGTCGGCCGGGCCAAGCTCGCGGCCGCATCCGAGCGACTGCGCGCGCTGAATCCCGAGATCGAAGTTCGCGCCCACGAGGTGCGTCTCGCGAGCGACAACGCGTTCGAGATTCTGGGCGACTACGACGTGGTGGCCGACGGCACCGACAACTTCCCGACCCGCTACCTGGTGAACGACGCGTGCGTGTTGCTCGGCAAGCCGAACGTGCACGGGAGCATCTTCCGTTTCGAGGGCCAGGTCAGCGTGTTCGATGCGGCGCGCGGACCTTGCTATCGGTGTCTGTTCGCCGATCCGCCGCCCGCCGGCCTGGTGCCGAGCTGCGCAGAAGGCGGGGTGCTCGGCGTGCTGCCCGGCGTGATCGGCGTGCTGCAGGCGATCGAGACCGTGAAGCTGATTCTCGGCATCGGTGAGCCGCTGATCGGAAGACTGCTGATCTTCGACGCGCTCGCGATGCGGTTCCGCGAGCTCAAGTTGCGCAAGGATCCGAATTGCCGCCTGTGCGGTGCGAATCCGACCGTTCGCGCGCTCATCGACTACGAGTCATTCTGCGGCGTCGGCGCCGACGCCGCCGGAGCGGGTGCGGAACAGCTCACGGTTCGCGAGCTGGCCGGGCTGCGCGCGCGCGGCGAGGCGCCGGAGCTGCTCGACGTGCGCGAGCCGTTCGAAATTCGCGTGGCCCACCTCGAAGGTGCGAGGCTGATTCCGCTCGGCGGGCTCGCGGAGCGGGTCGCCGAGCTGGACCGCAGCCGGCCATGGGTGGTGATGTGTCACCACGGAACGCGCAGCGCGCGCGCCGCGGAGTTTCTGAGAGCGCAGGGGTTCACGAACGTCCGAAATCTCACCGGCGGCATCGATGCGTGGTCGCTCGAAGTCGACCCGACGGTGCCACGTTACTAACGCAGCTCGACCCGCCCACCGGGCCGCGATGCGATCGAGGAGAACATCGACATGAAGTCACGACTCCAGATCCAGTCGTCGGGACGGCGCGGCGCGGGCCGCCGCCTCGCCGCCAGCCTCGGCACCCTGTTCGCGCTCACGCTGTGGCTCGTGTGGGGTTGCTCGGTCAATCCGGTCACCGGCAAGAACGAGCTTTCGCTGATGAGCGCCGCGCAGGAAGTCGAGGTTGGCAAGGAAGGGCATCAGGCGGTGGTCTCCGAGTACGGGGTCTACCCGGATGCCGCGCTGTCGCGCTATGTCGACAGCCTCGGGCATGCGCTGGCGCGCGTGTCCCACCTGCCGAACCTCGACTGGCACTTCACGGTGCTCGATGATCCGATCGTCAACGCCTTCGCGCTGCCGGGCGGCTACATCTACGTGACGCGCGGCATCCTCGCGCACCTGAACTCGGAAGCGCAGCTCGCCGGAGTGGTCGGCCACGAGATCGGACACGTGACCGCGCGGCACGGTGCGAAACGCGCCACCCAGCAGCAGCTCACGGGACTTGGTCTAGGCGTCGCGGGGCTGCTCTCGAGCACGGTGCGCGAGTACAGCCAGGCGGCCCAGACGGCGCTCGGCCTGCTGATGCTCAAGTATGGGCGTGACGATGAGAATCAGGCCGACGAACTGGGCGTGAACTACTCGACCGGCGCGGGCTGGGACTCGCGCGAGATGCCGGGGACTTACGAACTGCTGGCGCGCATCGGCGCGCGCTCCGGATCGACGCTTCCGGGGTTCCTCTCGACTCACCCGGATCCCGGCGATCGCCAGGTGCGCACCACCAACCTCTCGCGCGCCGCGACCGCCGGCAAGACCGGTCTGATCGTGCGCGAGCGCGACTACGTGCGGCGGCTCAATGGCATGGTTTACGGCTCCGATCCGCGCAACGGCTACTTCGAGGGCGCGATGTTCTATCACCCCGAAATGGACCTGCAGATGTCATTCCCGTCCGGATGGCAGACGCAGAACAGCGCGCAAGCGGTGCTGGCGGTCAAGCCCGATCAGAAGGCCGGCCTGCAGCTCACGCTCGCGAACACCAACGGGCTCGCGCCCGCGGAGTTCGTCGCCGAGCTGCAACGCCAGGGCAAGCTCGCCGCGACCAACGGCTCCGGCGCTTCGATCGGCGGCTTCCCCGCCTGGTCGGGAGTCGCAACGGTGCCGAAGGCCGACGGCAGCACGGCGCGCATCGTGCTCGCCTTCGTGCGACGTGCCGAGAAGACGGTGCTGCAGCTGTCGGGTTCCTCGGCAGTGCCGGGCGACGCCGACGAGACCGCGCTGCTGCAGTCGATCCGATCGTTGCGCGCGATCTCGGACGCCTCGAAGCGCAATCCCGCGATCCCGCGTCTCAGTGTGATCGGCGCGCCGCGCTCCGGCAGCTTCCAGGAGGTGCTCAACGCGATCCCGAATCAGACGCTCGGCGCCGACGAGACGGCGATTCTCAACAATCGTCAGCTCGACCAGCCGGTGCAGTCGGGTGAGTCGATCAAGGTGGTCCGGTCGGGCGCGCGTTGAGGCCCGATGCGACTCCGGGGCGCGTCGTTCGCGGGCGCGCCCCGGAGTCGGCTAGCACGTTGGACTCGCGAACGTTCGCCCCGTCATGTGCGGAGTTTCACAACGCGGTTGACAGCCTCGTGACCGCTCGCTAGCTTGCCGCCCATCCATGAAGCGCGCCCTCGCCGCCATTTTGATCCTCGCGACGCTCGCAGCCGCCACCGCGGCGCTTTCCCAGTCGTTCGCGGTGCAGCTCGGGCGTGACAAGGGCCCCGTGCAGCCGATCAGCTTCCGTCACTCACTGCACGCCGACACGCTCGGCATGAACTGTCTCTACTGTCACACCGGCGCCGATCGCTCCGCGATCGCGAACATCCCGGCGGTGTCGACCTGCATGGGGTGTCACAAGATCGCGGGCGCCGACAAACCCGAAGTCATGAAGCTCACCGAGTACTGGGATCGTGGCGAAGCGGTGCCGTGGGTCGAAGTCTACCGGCTGCCCGATCACGTGAAGTTCAATCACAAGCGGCACGTGAAGGCGGGGGTCGAGTGCGTGACCTGCCACGGGCCGGTCGAAAAAATGGGCCGCGTCTATCAGTACTCGTCGCTCAAGATGGGCTGGTGCGTGAGCTGCCACCGCGACAATCTCGACCACCCTACGAATCCGGCGTCGATGGACTGCCTGGTTTGCCACCACTAGAGCCCATGTCAGACACCGTCCAATTCCAGCGCCGCGATTTCCTCAAGCTGATCGGGCTCGGCGTCGCCGGCGCCGCCTCGGGCTGCGCGCAGCCGGCCGATCACCTGATGCCGTACCTGGTGCAGCCGAACGACGTGCTGCCCGGCATTCCCTACTATTTCGCGACCACCTGCCGCGAGTGCCCGTGCGGCTGCGGCGTGATCGCGAAGCAGCGCGAAGGGCGTGCGATCAAGGTCGAAGGCAATCCGCAGCATCCCGTCAATGGCGGTGGTCTGTGCGCGCGCGGTCAGTCGTCGCTTCAGGGTCTCTATAACCCGGATCGACTGAAGACGCCGATGATTCGCGACGGTGCGAACTGGAAGGCGACGACGTGGGACGAGGCGCTGGCGCTCGCAACCGCGAAGCTGAGCGGCGCTCGCGGCAAGGCGGCTCTCGTCACCGATCACGTGTCGGGATCGCTGCACGCGCTGGCGGCCGAGTGGTCGCGTGGTGCCGGGGCGACGCACCTGGTCTACGAGCCGTTCGCCTACGAGAGCCTCCGCGAGGCGAACCGGCGCACGTTCGGGACGTCGGCGATCGCCGATGTCGATTTCGCGCGCTCCGAGATGCTGGTGAGCTTCGGTGCCGATTTCCTCGAGACCTGGATGAACCCGGTTCGCAATGCGCGCGGCTTCGCTGCGTTTCGCGCCAAGGCGTTCAGCGGCTCCGGTCGCTTCGTGGCGATCGAGCCGCGCCAGTCCCTGACGGGTGCGAATGCCGATGAGTGGATCGCCGTGCGTCCGGGCGGCGAGATGGCGCTGGCGCTCGCCATGACTCACGTGCTGATCGAAGAGGGGCTGGCGAAGGTGGCGACGGCCGGCGCTCGTGAAGCGGTCGCGGCCTTCGCTCCCGAAGCGGTCTCCGAGCTCACCGACGTCACGGCCGAGCGGATTCGCGAGCTCGCGCGTGCGTTCGTTGCGCGCGCACCGAGCCTCGCGGTGGCGGGTGGGATCTCCACGCAGAGCGATCAGGCGGTGGCATTGCTGGCCGCCGTCAATCTGCTCAACTGGGTGGCCGGCAACGTCGGCGAGACGGTGCGCTTCGATCGCGCCGTCGACTTCGACGCCGTGGCGCCGTTCGCCGAGGTGCAGAATCTGATCGGTGCGATGGGCGAGGGACGCATCGAAGCGCTGGTCGTGATCGGTGCCAATCCGGTCTACGCGACGCCCGCATGGGCAGGCTTCGCCGCGGCACTCGACAAGGTTCCTTTCAAGCTCGCGCTCGCCACCACGCTCGACGAGACCGTTGCGCACTGCGACCTGGTGCTGCCGATCCGTCACGGGCTCGAGTCGTGGGGAGATTCCGAGGTGCTGCGAGGCGTCCATTCGCTGCAGCAGCCCGGCATGAAGCACGTGCCGATGTTCGAGAGCCGCGAAACCGGCGACGTGCTGATCGCGCTGGCCAAGTCCGCGGGCTTCGGTGCGAACTATCCGGACGCGTGGCTCGACTACCTGAAGGCGCGTTGGGCGACGCACCACAAGCGCCTGGGTGGCGGCCGCTCGTGGGACGATTTCTGGGCCGATGCGCTTCAGGCCGGCGGGGTGTGGGAGGACGCGGGCGCGATCAATGTCCGGTGGGCCGGCGCTCCGGCGTTCGCAAACCCGACGCTGGACGGCGCCGGAGATCTCGCGCTGCTGCTCTATCCGTCTGCAAACCTGTTCGACGGCCGCGGTGCGAACAAGGCGTGGCTGCAGGAATTGCCGGACCCGACCACCAAGGTGGTGTGGGGATCGTGGGCGGAGTTGCACCCTGAGACCGCCGCAAAGCTCGGCGTCAAGATGGGCGATGCCGTCTCAGTCACCACCGAGGCGGGTGCGGTCACGCTGCCGGCGTATCTGTACGACGGCATCCGACCCGACGCGGTCGCGATTCCGCTCGGGCAGGGCCACACCGCTTACGGCCGCTACGCGAATGGTCGCGGCGTGAGTGCGCTCGGGCTGTTGTCACCGTCTCAGGATGCCGCCTCGGGCGCGGTCGCCTACCTGCGCTCGCGCGCGAAGGTGGCGCGCGCTTCGCAGGCGGTCGACCTTACGATGTCGCAACTCGAGAAGCATCAGCACGACCGCGGGATCGCCCAGGTGGTTCCGCTCGCCGCGATCGCGGGACTCGCCGGTGCCGCCGCGCATGGCGCAGCGGGCGGCGCGGCCGCGAGTGGTCATGCGGCGGGCGGGCACGGGCACCACGTGGAATTCCCGATGGCCACCAAGCCGGGCCGCAATACCGAGCCCATGGCGCGGCCCGAGGGTTGGAAGCCGCCGGCGCATGCGGTGAGCGCGTTCGAGCCGGCCGAGAAGGCCCGGCACCCGCGGAACAATCCGGTCACCGAGGGCAGCTACAAGAACGCCAAGCATCGATGGGCGATGGCGATCGACCTCCACCGTTGCAACGGCTGCAGCGCGTGCGTGGTCGGCTGCTACGCCGAGAACAACATCCCGACCGTGGGCCCCGCGATGGTCAAGCGCGGGCGCGAGATGGCGTGGATCCGTATCGAGCGCTTCGAGGAGTCGCTGGGACCCGGCAAGAAGAACGACGTGCGGCACATCCCGATGATGTGCCAGCACTGCGGCGACGCGCCGTGCGAGATCGTGTGTCCGGTTTACGCGACCTATCACAACCCCGAGGGCCTGAACGCGCAGATCTACAACCGTTGCGTGGGGACGCGTTATTGCTCGAACAACTGTCCCTACAAGGTGCGCGCGTTCAACTTCTTCGACTATTCGGCGCCCGAGAAGGACACGTTCGCGTTCCCCGAGCCGCTCAACTGGCAGCTCAATCCCGACGTGACCGTGCGCTCGAAGGGCGTGATGGAGAAGTGCACGATGTGCGTGCAGCGCATTCTCGAGGTCAAGGGCACGGCGCGCGACGAACATCGCGACGTGCATGACGGCGAGATCAATACCGCGTGCGCGCAGTCCTGCCCGACCGAGGCGATCGTGTTCGGAGATCTCATGGACGACGAGAGCAAGGTGTCGAAGCTCTCGCGTCGCGACGACCGCCGGTACTGGGTGTTCGGCGAGCTCAACACCAAGCCGGGCGTGACGTATCTCAAGAAAGTGACGCCGGAAGCATGAAGCGAGGACGGCCGTGAGCCACGGGCTGGTGGATCCGAACGACCCCGAAGTTCCGAAGATCTCCGCGCGTCAGCTCAATGACGACGTGCTGCGGCTCATCAGCATGCCGGGCAAGATCTGGTGGGCGGTGTTCCTGCTCGATCTGGCGGTGCTCGCGATCGCGCTGATCACGGTGCGCAATCTGATCTACTACGGGTGGGGCACCACCGGCTTCATGCGCCCGGTCATGTGGGCGGTCGACATCACGAACTTCGTGTTCTGGGTCGGCATCGCGCACTGCGGCACGCTGGTTTCAGCGGTGCTGTTTCTGTTCCGATCGCACTTCCGGCGTGCGGTGTACCGCGTCGCGGAAGCCATGACGGTGTTCGGAGTGCTGACGGCCGCGATGTTCCCGGCCATCCACACCGGCCGTCCGTGGTTCGACTACTGGTTGTTCCCGTATCCGAATCAGCGCCAGATCTGGACCAACGTGCGCTCGCCGCTCGAATGGGACGTTTTCGCGGTCAACACTTACCTGACCGTTTCGAGCATCTTCTTCCTGGTCGGATTGATTCCCGATGTCGCGGCGTTGCGCGACCGGACCAAACACCCGCTCATGAAGCTGCTGTACACCGCCATGTCGTTCGGCTGGACCGGCGCCAACTATCAGTGGAAGCACTTCTACGGCGCCTATCTGTTCTTCGCAGCACTCGCCACCCCGCTGGTGTTCTCGGTGCACAGCGTGGTGTCGTGGGACTTCGCGATGTCGCTCAACCCCGGCTGGCACAGCACGCTGTTCGCGCCCTACTTCGTGGCCGGCGCGATCTTCTCGGGCGTCGCGTTCGTGATCAATCTGCTGGTCGTGATCCGCAGGGTCTACAAGCTCGAGCACATCGTGACGCTCGAGCACATGGAGAAGCTCGCCAAGCTGGTGCTGCTGACCTCGACCATGGTCGGCTACTCGTACCTGACCGAGTTCTTCGTGGCGTGGTACGGACCGAATCACTACGAGCGCGACGTGTTCTGGAATCGCGCGTTCGGGCACTACTGGTGGGCGTTCTGGATCATGTTCAGCTGCAACGTGATCATCCCGCTGTCGCTGTGGTTCAAGCCGATCCGTCGCAACATGACGATCCTGTTCGTGCTGTGTC
The window above is part of the Candidatus Eisenbacteria bacterium genome. Proteins encoded here:
- a CDS encoding M48 family metalloprotease; the protein is MKSRLQIQSSGRRGAGRRLAASLGTLFALTLWLVWGCSVNPVTGKNELSLMSAAQEVEVGKEGHQAVVSEYGVYPDAALSRYVDSLGHALARVSHLPNLDWHFTVLDDPIVNAFALPGGYIYVTRGILAHLNSEAQLAGVVGHEIGHVTARHGAKRATQQQLTGLGLGVAGLLSSTVREYSQAAQTALGLLMLKYGRDDENQADELGVNYSTGAGWDSREMPGTYELLARIGARSGSTLPGFLSTHPDPGDRQVRTTNLSRAATAGKTGLIVRERDYVRRLNGMVYGSDPRNGYFEGAMFYHPEMDLQMSFPSGWQTQNSAQAVLAVKPDQKAGLQLTLANTNGLAPAEFVAELQRQGKLAATNGSGASIGGFPAWSGVATVPKADGSTARIVLAFVRRAEKTVLQLSGSSAVPGDADETALLQSIRSLRAISDASKRNPAIPRLSVIGAPRSGSFQEVLNAIPNQTLGADETAILNNRQLDQPVQSGESIKVVRSGAR
- a CDS encoding cytochrome c3 family protein, with protein sequence MKRALAAILILATLAAATAALSQSFAVQLGRDKGPVQPISFRHSLHADTLGMNCLYCHTGADRSAIANIPAVSTCMGCHKIAGADKPEVMKLTEYWDRGEAVPWVEVYRLPDHVKFNHKRHVKAGVECVTCHGPVEKMGRVYQYSSLKMGWCVSCHRDNLDHPTNPASMDCLVCHH
- the glk gene encoding glucokinase — translated: MILAADVGGTKTRVALYPPGGSPREPHREARLASRDYPSLEALVISFLASDAPPSVATFGIAGPVVDGRCEGANLPWVADSRVLSRSFGDAAVSLLNDLEATAHGLDLLTPAELAPLQIGAPHPGPRALIAAGTGLGLATVARVGDRWLPMPSEGGHADLAPHDAEGVELYNWLAQRYDALSDGHVSVERVLSGRGLADIYRFLSETGRGGEPAEFATRALGAEDLAPLVSAAALDGSCERARLAVRWFARFYGAEAGNLALRALATAGVYLGGGIAPRLLTLLQDGAFIEAFNSKGRLRRLVERVPVHVILDDRTAMWGAARVALAGSSKT
- a CDS encoding molybdopterin-dependent oxidoreductase, translating into MSDTVQFQRRDFLKLIGLGVAGAASGCAQPADHLMPYLVQPNDVLPGIPYYFATTCRECPCGCGVIAKQREGRAIKVEGNPQHPVNGGGLCARGQSSLQGLYNPDRLKTPMIRDGANWKATTWDEALALATAKLSGARGKAALVTDHVSGSLHALAAEWSRGAGATHLVYEPFAYESLREANRRTFGTSAIADVDFARSEMLVSFGADFLETWMNPVRNARGFAAFRAKAFSGSGRFVAIEPRQSLTGANADEWIAVRPGGEMALALAMTHVLIEEGLAKVATAGAREAVAAFAPEAVSELTDVTAERIRELARAFVARAPSLAVAGGISTQSDQAVALLAAVNLLNWVAGNVGETVRFDRAVDFDAVAPFAEVQNLIGAMGEGRIEALVVIGANPVYATPAWAGFAAALDKVPFKLALATTLDETVAHCDLVLPIRHGLESWGDSEVLRGVHSLQQPGMKHVPMFESRETGDVLIALAKSAGFGANYPDAWLDYLKARWATHHKRLGGGRSWDDFWADALQAGGVWEDAGAINVRWAGAPAFANPTLDGAGDLALLLYPSANLFDGRGANKAWLQELPDPTTKVVWGSWAELHPETAAKLGVKMGDAVSVTTEAGAVTLPAYLYDGIRPDAVAIPLGQGHTAYGRYANGRGVSALGLLSPSQDAASGAVAYLRSRAKVARASQAVDLTMSQLEKHQHDRGIAQVVPLAAIAGLAGAAAHGAAGGAAASGHAAGGHGHHVEFPMATKPGRNTEPMARPEGWKPPAHAVSAFEPAEKARHPRNNPVTEGSYKNAKHRWAMAIDLHRCNGCSACVVGCYAENNIPTVGPAMVKRGREMAWIRIERFEESLGPGKKNDVRHIPMMCQHCGDAPCEIVCPVYATYHNPEGLNAQIYNRCVGTRYCSNNCPYKVRAFNFFDYSAPEKDTFAFPEPLNWQLNPDVTVRSKGVMEKCTMCVQRILEVKGTARDEHRDVHDGEINTACAQSCPTEAIVFGDLMDDESKVSKLSRRDDRRYWVFGELNTKPGVTYLKKVTPEA
- the nrfD gene encoding polysulfide reductase NrfD, producing the protein MPGKIWWAVFLLDLAVLAIALITVRNLIYYGWGTTGFMRPVMWAVDITNFVFWVGIAHCGTLVSAVLFLFRSHFRRAVYRVAEAMTVFGVLTAAMFPAIHTGRPWFDYWLFPYPNQRQIWTNVRSPLEWDVFAVNTYLTVSSIFFLVGLIPDVAALRDRTKHPLMKLLYTAMSFGWTGANYQWKHFYGAYLFFAALATPLVFSVHSVVSWDFAMSLNPGWHSTLFAPYFVAGAIFSGVAFVINLLVVIRRVYKLEHIVTLEHMEKLAKLVLLTSTMVGYSYLTEFFVAWYGPNHYERDVFWNRAFGHYWWAFWIMFSCNVIIPLSLWFKPIRRNMTILFVLCLFVNVGMWFERFTIIVTSLYRSFDPATWIPYKMSWAEGALIAGSFAWFFMFFLIFIRVLPAFSIAEIKETLPVPKRRKPS
- the moeB gene encoding molybdopterin-synthase adenylyltransferase MoeB; its protein translation is MRLAWRAAGWIERDARLGASDIRGEYHLGILSIRSWPRRGASRVGAARESIRNRERCGVSDHESGLPPLGDDELRRYGRHLVLPEVGLEGQQRLKAARVLVVGAGGLGSPLALYLAAAGVGRIGLVDFDRVDLSNLQRQVLYDTRDVGRAKLAAASERLRALNPEIEVRAHEVRLASDNAFEILGDYDVVADGTDNFPTRYLVNDACVLLGKPNVHGSIFRFEGQVSVFDAARGPCYRCLFADPPPAGLVPSCAEGGVLGVLPGVIGVLQAIETVKLILGIGEPLIGRLLIFDALAMRFRELKLRKDPNCRLCGANPTVRALIDYESFCGVGADAAGAGAEQLTVRELAGLRARGEAPELLDVREPFEIRVAHLEGARLIPLGGLAERVAELDRSRPWVVMCHHGTRSARAAEFLRAQGFTNVRNLTGGIDAWSLEVDPTVPRY